The DNA window ATAATATTAACTAAACAAAAATGAAATTTTCAATAAAAAAAACAAACTATCTTAAAAAAAGACAATTCATAGCCCTAATAAGTCTAACAATACTGACAATTCTAATTATTTCACTCATTTTATTTCTACAACCATACCAAAAAATTCACTGGAAATCAAGTTCTAATAGTATCGGAAATAAAGTTGCAATAACAATTGATGATGGACCAAGTAAGTTCACAGAACCAATACTCAAAATATTAAAGTCGACTAACACAAAAGCAACATTTTTTTTATTAGGAGAAAACATTGCAAAATATCCTAACATCACAAAAAAGATTACAAATACCCAAGAATTCGGAATTCATTCATATTCACACCCAAAATTACCATTCACAACTAAAACAAAATTCGAACAAGAAATAGTATCCACATTAAACATACTAAATAAAACAACAAACAAAACAACCAATTTATTTCGGCCTCCTTTGGGCATAATTCTACCAAGTCAAATAAAATTCTTAAATCAACAAGGAA is part of the Candidatus Woesearchaeota archaeon genome and encodes:
- a CDS encoding polysaccharide deacetylase family protein produces the protein MKFSIKKTNYLKKRQFIALISLTILTILIISLILFLQPYQKIHWKSSSNSIGNKVAITIDDGPSKFTEPILKILKSTNTKATFFLLGENIAKYPNITKKITNTQEFGIHSYSHPKLPFTTKTKFEQEIVSTLNILNKTTNKTTNLFRPPLGIILPSQIKFLNQQGINIINFNVNSKDYQSISSDEIITNVLNNVKSGDIILLHDSGGKTRQPTVDALSKIIEGLKEKNLTPVTISELLELN